The following are from one region of the Francisella opportunistica genome:
- the bioD gene encoding dethiobiotin synthase: MKKFFIIGTDTEVGKTYISTKLIKAYESQNIQSLCLKPVASGKSRFSNICEDVENILKAYNNKFSPQEINLISFEQAVAPHIIAAKTGVDISIAKLKQFIEDKYNYNLDIILIEGAGGLLTPYSNQLTQLDLIKALQIPVILVSAIKVGCINHMLLTINELNRHNIKLAAWIANCSNQNIEFIDEQIKTIQELSNYKCSVKIAQKADYLDFIELANMLISPDEND, translated from the coding sequence ATGAAAAAATTTTTTATTATTGGTACAGATACAGAAGTAGGAAAAACATACATTTCAACTAAGCTTATCAAAGCCTATGAATCACAAAATATCCAGTCACTTTGCTTGAAGCCTGTAGCATCTGGTAAAAGTCGCTTTTCAAATATTTGTGAAGATGTAGAAAACATCTTAAAAGCTTATAATAACAAATTCTCACCTCAAGAAATAAATCTAATATCGTTTGAACAAGCTGTTGCTCCTCACATAATCGCGGCAAAAACTGGTGTAGATATTTCTATCGCAAAGCTTAAGCAGTTTATCGAGGATAAATATAACTATAATCTAGATATTATTCTTATTGAAGGTGCTGGTGGGCTACTAACTCCATATTCAAATCAATTAACTCAACTTGATTTGATAAAGGCACTTCAAATACCAGTAATACTTGTATCAGCTATCAAAGTTGGTTGTATTAATCATATGCTACTGACAATTAATGAGCTTAATAGACACAATATTAAACTAGCTGCTTGGATAGCTAATTGTAGTAACCAAAACATTGAATTTATAGATGAACAAATAAAAACTATACAAGAATTATCAAATTATAAATGTAGTGTAAAAATAGCACAAAAAGCTGACTATTTAGATTTTATAGAATTAGCTAATATGCTGATATCTCCTGATGAAAATGATTGA
- a CDS encoding biotin synthase, with protein sequence MNIYDQVKSNFSKAYGYSKNSTVQNQVRQLLLVQTINHSKLVNYNHTDTILNLGVRDFSEPLELSKIFCANKIDVCDIVLPKNSANIDNINTFKLNFDKDLELISGNYDLVFSNMSFQWSQNLELLIKNISNKLNNRAILAFSIVLDNNFHQIKDILRINKMHNINDILDFIKKAKLKCLYQQDLYLDINFNNFRELAKHLKSTGVNTYIGDKNKQNYKSIKKLCLNPSQFNLSYHVGIFICFKE encoded by the coding sequence ATGAATATATATGATCAAGTTAAAAGTAACTTTTCAAAAGCTTATGGATACTCTAAAAATTCTACGGTCCAAAATCAGGTTCGCCAGTTACTTTTAGTACAAACAATTAATCACTCAAAGTTAGTTAATTATAACCATACTGATACAATTCTAAATTTGGGCGTGCGCGATTTTTCTGAACCATTAGAGTTAAGTAAAATTTTTTGCGCTAATAAAATTGATGTTTGTGATATCGTATTACCTAAAAACTCAGCTAATATCGATAACATAAATACTTTTAAGCTTAATTTTGATAAAGATTTGGAGCTGATTAGTGGTAATTATGACTTAGTCTTTTCAAATATGTCATTTCAATGGAGCCAAAATCTTGAACTACTAATTAAAAATATCTCAAACAAATTAAATAATCGTGCCATTCTTGCATTTAGTATTGTCCTTGATAATAACTTCCATCAAATAAAAGATATTTTAAGAATAAATAAAATGCACAATATCAATGATATTTTAGATTTTATCAAAAAGGCTAAGCTAAAATGTTTATATCAGCAAGATTTGTATTTAGATATTAATTTTAACAATTTTCGCGAGTTAGCCAAGCATTTAAAATCTACTGGTGTTAATACTTATATTGGTGACAAAAATAAGCAGAATTATAAAAGTATAAAAAAACTCTGCTTAAATCCAAGCCAGTTTAACCTTAGCTATCATGTCGGCATATTTATCTGTTTTAAGGAATAA
- a CDS encoding aminotransferase class I/II-fold pyridoxal phosphate-dependent enzyme — MLNLQDKYIQYQKDNLLRELTPFVKDDSIIDFTTSDYLNLSTANNLKQAIMTGFDKYGFGSKGSNIVCGYTDETQQFEQEFAKFVNYPRAIFFSSGFMANLAIYATLFSKYDTIFADKYIHASILDGIKLSQAKLRRYKHQQLNQLKDIYDDKSFIITEGVFSTSGTITQLDKLTRITTDKLIVDEAHSFGVLGKNGRGAINKYQLSYKSCPISVFPLGKAFGGVGAVVCTTQTIAEYLIQFARNYIYTTALPPLILKAAILQLENLANADINRTKLYENIELFNDLCDVKNLKLVSKDFSAIRSISINDANLAIQLKNKLYEKKIVVSCFRYPTVAKNQAILRFSLHSNNTFEQIKQALEIISKEVHHEYI; from the coding sequence ATGCTAAATTTACAAGATAAATATATCCAATATCAAAAAGATAATTTATTAAGAGAGTTAACTCCTTTTGTAAAAGATGACTCTATTATAGATTTTACGACTAGTGATTACCTTAACTTATCTACAGCTAATAATCTAAAGCAAGCAATAATGACTGGATTTGATAAATATGGTTTCGGTAGTAAAGGATCTAATATCGTCTGCGGCTATACCGATGAAACTCAACAATTTGAGCAAGAATTTGCAAAATTTGTTAACTATCCTAGGGCTATATTTTTTAGCTCAGGTTTTATGGCAAACTTAGCTATTTATGCAACTTTGTTTAGTAAATACGATACAATCTTTGCTGATAAGTATATCCATGCTTCTATCCTTGATGGTATCAAACTTTCACAAGCTAAACTCAGAAGATATAAGCATCAGCAATTAAATCAGCTAAAAGATATTTATGATGATAAAAGTTTTATAATTACAGAGGGGGTCTTTAGTACTTCTGGAACAATTACTCAATTAGATAAACTAACAAGAATTACTACTGATAAACTAATAGTTGATGAAGCACATAGTTTTGGTGTTTTGGGTAAAAATGGTAGAGGTGCTATTAATAAATATCAATTAAGTTATAAAAGCTGTCCTATTAGTGTTTTTCCCTTAGGTAAAGCATTTGGCGGAGTTGGTGCTGTAGTCTGTACTACACAGACAATTGCTGAGTATTTAATCCAGTTTGCTCGAAACTATATTTATACCACGGCACTACCACCACTAATCTTAAAAGCAGCGATTTTACAATTAGAAAATCTAGCTAACGCTGATATTAATAGAACTAAACTCTACGAGAATATCGAACTTTTTAATGACTTATGTGACGTAAAAAACCTTAAACTAGTATCTAAAGATTTCTCTGCTATTAGAAGCATATCTATAAATGATGCTAATTTAGCAATACAACTAAAAAATAAACTCTATGAAAAGAAAATAGTAGTATCCTGTTTTAGATACCCTACTGTTGCTAAAAATCAGGCAATATTAAGATTTTCACTTCACAGTAATAATACTTTTGAGCAGATAAAACAAGCTTTAGAAATTATCTCAAAAGAGGTTCATCATGAATATATATGA
- the bioB gene encoding biotin synthase BioB — protein MSLQQIKEIYTRPLTELILKALETHNKNFGNDIELCSLKSIKTGACPEDCKYCPQSGHYNTNIEKHKLLDTETIIAEARQAKNSGSKRFCMGAAWKNIPKKDLDKVAEIITAVKKLGLETCVTLGSINADEATKLKKAGLDYYNHNLDTSREFYPEIITTRKFDERIETIRNVANADINVCCGGILGMGESLDDRFNLLLELLQLPSPPKSIPINTLIPVKGTPLGDKYAQAQIDSFELVRFIATTRILFPQARLRLSAGRENMSMETQTLCFLAGINSIFYGNKLLTENNATVNSDNFLLAKLGLESNTELC, from the coding sequence ATGAGTTTACAACAAATCAAAGAAATTTATACTAGACCATTAACAGAACTAATTCTAAAAGCTTTAGAAACCCATAATAAAAATTTTGGTAATGATATAGAACTTTGTTCATTAAAGAGTATCAAAACTGGCGCATGTCCTGAAGATTGTAAATACTGCCCTCAAAGTGGTCATTATAATACTAATATTGAAAAGCATAAACTGCTTGATACTGAAACTATTATAGCTGAAGCAAGGCAAGCTAAAAATAGTGGTTCAAAAAGATTTTGTATGGGTGCAGCTTGGAAAAATATTCCTAAAAAAGATTTAGATAAAGTTGCTGAAATTATTACAGCGGTAAAAAAACTTGGTTTAGAAACATGTGTAACTTTAGGCAGTATCAATGCTGATGAAGCAACTAAACTAAAAAAGGCTGGGCTAGATTATTATAATCATAATCTAGATACTTCAAGAGAATTTTATCCCGAAATAATTACCACACGTAAATTTGATGAAAGAATTGAAACTATAAGAAATGTTGCCAATGCTGATATAAATGTCTGTTGTGGTGGCATCTTAGGTATGGGGGAATCTTTAGATGATAGATTTAATTTATTACTAGAGTTATTACAACTACCTTCACCACCAAAAAGTATTCCTATTAATACTCTAATACCTGTCAAAGGTACACCTTTAGGAGATAAGTACGCTCAGGCTCAGATCGATAGTTTTGAGCTAGTCAGATTTATCGCTACTACAAGGATACTCTTTCCACAAGCTCGCCTAAGGCTATCTGCTGGTAGAGAAAATATGTCTATGGAAACTCAAACACTTTGTTTCCTTGCTGGTATCAACTCAATATTTTATGGTAATAAGTTACTTACAGAAAATAATGCTACGGTTAACTCTGATAACTTTTTATTGGCTAAACTTGGCTTAGAATCTAATACTGAATTATGCTAA
- the bioA gene encoding adenosylmethionine--8-amino-7-oxononanoate transaminase, with protein sequence MKYSTNIWHPCTQMKDFEKVPPLHIVKTEGNYLYTQAGHKIFDAISSWWCKSLGHRHPYIIDNLKQQLDKFEHTIFANTTNDEVERFSKRICKLTAMDKTLYAADGSSAVEIALKMTIHLRQLRKQSDKINFASLENSYHGETLATMSVSDCGLYSEPYKVLLFDSLKLKNIPYVTGKSDPLWLNAENHWIKSKKYLEQHKESINALIVEPICQGAGGMLLYSKDYLNKLCNWCRDNDIYIIFDEIMTGVGRLGKLFALDYLDINPDFLCISKGITSGVIPFSVTLTKNNYYDMFYNDKVSEAFLHSHTHSGNVLGVVAANSVLDVFEQQNILANVTTLESYMLAAFLEINNQINIFKNIRNLGGIIATDLNVTKNRFGFDVYKEAIQLGVLLRPLGNTIYWLPPLNSTLEDIDSLKQVTKQAIINALKKI encoded by the coding sequence ATGAAATATAGTACAAATATTTGGCACCCATGCACGCAAATGAAAGATTTTGAAAAAGTTCCACCATTGCACATTGTTAAAACCGAAGGTAATTATTTATATACTCAAGCTGGTCACAAAATTTTTGATGCTATATCTAGTTGGTGGTGTAAATCATTAGGGCATCGTCATCCATATATCATAGATAATTTAAAGCAACAGTTGGATAAATTTGAGCATACTATCTTTGCTAATACAACTAATGATGAAGTTGAGCGTTTTAGCAAAAGAATATGCAAATTAACAGCAATGGATAAAACCTTATATGCTGCTGATGGTTCATCTGCAGTTGAAATTGCTCTAAAGATGACTATACATCTAAGACAGTTACGTAAACAATCAGATAAAATAAACTTTGCATCTCTTGAAAACTCTTATCATGGTGAAACTTTGGCAACTATGAGTGTTAGTGACTGTGGACTGTACTCTGAGCCATATAAGGTGTTATTATTTGATAGCTTAAAACTAAAGAATATCCCTTATGTTACTGGCAAGAGTGATCCTTTATGGTTAAACGCTGAGAATCATTGGATAAAATCAAAAAAATATCTTGAGCAGCATAAGGAGTCTATAAATGCTCTAATAGTTGAGCCCATCTGTCAAGGTGCAGGTGGTATGTTATTGTATAGTAAAGATTATCTAAACAAATTATGCAATTGGTGCAGAGATAATGATATCTACATTATTTTTGATGAGATAATGACTGGAGTAGGGCGATTGGGTAAATTATTTGCCTTAGATTATTTAGATATTAATCCTGATTTTTTATGTATTTCAAAAGGCATAACATCTGGAGTGATACCTTTTAGTGTTACTCTAACAAAAAATAACTACTATGATATGTTTTATAACGATAAAGTATCAGAGGCATTTTTACATTCGCATACTCATAGTGGTAATGTCTTAGGTGTAGTCGCAGCAAATAGCGTTTTAGATGTATTTGAACAACAAAACATTTTAGCTAATGTTACAACATTAGAATCGTATATGTTAGCAGCATTTTTAGAAATAAATAATCAAATTAATATTTTTAAGAATATTCGTAACCTTGGTGGAATAATTGCCACTGATTTGAATGTCACAAAAAATAGATTTGGCTTTGATGTCTATAAAGAAGCTATACAGTTAGGAGTATTGCTTAGACCGTTAGGTAATACAATCTATTGGTTACCTCCACTTAATAGCACATTAGAAGATATTGATTCACTCAAGCAAGTTACCAAACAGGCTATTATAAATGCTCTTAAAAAAATTTAG
- a CDS encoding PaaI family thioesterase, whose translation MTPIFKTNKKAGERSEQLIKRFNELPAFVVTGGEIVFVSDDFLEVHLKFNLTENTKNYHGTGFGGAIYSSLDPIYPLQLCNILGDGYVVWDLSANIDYLKPITKHVYARFLLSQQTITKIKQDVITKNKSVISLPVCYEDTDNNIYAKANKTIYIADREYFNNKKK comes from the coding sequence ATGACTCCAATTTTTAAAACAAATAAAAAGGCTGGTGAACGATCAGAACAACTTATTAAAAGATTTAACGAATTACCTGCTTTTGTAGTAACTGGTGGCGAGATAGTTTTTGTATCAGATGATTTTCTTGAAGTACATTTGAAATTTAATCTGACAGAGAATACTAAAAATTATCATGGTACCGGCTTTGGTGGTGCGATATATTCCTCACTAGATCCAATCTATCCATTACAATTGTGTAATATTCTTGGAGATGGTTATGTTGTCTGGGACTTATCAGCAAATATCGACTATCTTAAGCCAATTACAAAACATGTCTATGCAAGATTTCTATTATCGCAACAAACTATCACTAAGATAAAGCAAGATGTGATAACTAAAAACAAGTCTGTGATTAGCCTACCAGTTTGCTATGAAGATACTGATAATAATATTTATGCAAAAGCGAATAAAACGATATATATAGCTGATAGAGAATACTTTAATAATAAAAAGAAATAA
- the bioJ gene encoding pimeloyl-ACP methyl ester esterase BioJ: protein MPYHPSLAALLDTPEIRKIKNLDLTEQREFFTNLSVEQIKRLPRPDIIEEDIKLENNTILRHYQPKKASDKAVLFIHGGGWCLGSINTYDHVCRYLCDQGNFNIFSLEYGLAPEQKYPAAVEHALYAYDWLYQNTNNFNIAAENIFVMGDSAGGNLVTIICHERQQNIPKAQILVYPAVDMYTKYNSNNKFDEHKYHLTTQWCELFLKAYISEDIMSEPKKLRQPTVSPLFYENTKQPDTLIVAATHDILIDGIYAYEEKLKQQGTLVETHYDDEMFHGFMGILGISPLPNPQIALDKVIEFINKR, encoded by the coding sequence ATGCCATATCATCCAAGTTTAGCAGCATTATTAGATACCCCTGAAATCAGAAAAATAAAAAACCTTGATTTAACTGAGCAGCGTGAATTTTTTACTAACCTTTCTGTCGAACAGATTAAGCGTTTACCACGCCCTGATATTATCGAAGAAGATATCAAACTAGAGAATAATACAATCTTAAGGCATTATCAACCTAAGAAAGCTAGTGATAAAGCGGTACTTTTTATCCACGGTGGAGGTTGGTGTTTAGGTTCGATAAATACTTATGATCATGTCTGTAGGTATCTATGCGATCAAGGTAATTTTAATATCTTCTCACTAGAGTATGGTTTAGCTCCTGAGCAGAAATATCCAGCAGCAGTTGAGCATGCTTTATATGCTTATGACTGGTTATATCAAAATACCAACAATTTTAATATAGCAGCTGAAAATATTTTTGTTATGGGCGATAGTGCTGGAGGCAATCTTGTAACTATAATCTGTCATGAACGCCAACAAAATATACCTAAAGCACAAATTTTGGTTTACCCTGCTGTTGATATGTATACTAAATATAATAGTAATAACAAATTTGATGAACACAAGTATCATCTAACTACGCAATGGTGTGAATTATTCCTCAAAGCCTATATAAGTGAGGATATTATGTCAGAACCTAAAAAACTTAGACAACCTACTGTATCTCCACTGTTCTATGAAAACACAAAACAGCCTGACACTTTAATTGTAGCAGCTACTCATGATATCTTAATAGATGGTATCTATGCTTATGAAGAAAAGCTAAAACAACAAGGAACTTTAGTTGAAACACATTATGATGATGAGATGTTCCATGGTTTTATGGGGATACTTGGTATTAGTCCGTTACCAAATCCTCAAATTGCTTTAGATAAGGTGATTGAATTTATTAATAAAAGATAA
- the folK gene encoding 2-amino-4-hydroxy-6-hydroxymethyldihydropteridine diphosphokinase, producing MQYIIGIGTNIGFVLENIHLAIAALASQQNIRIIRKASLYSSKAVLKEGAPKEWDIRFLNTAVKISSSLKPEELLVVLKDIETKIGRDLDAPIWSPRVIDLDILAAEDLILETDKLTIPHKELINRNFALAPLLELSKGWHHPKYVEWDLNIRLKELGEIVKLKQTLANTMRMGIVNLSNQSFSDGVFDDDQRKLKLDELIKNGAEIIDIGAESTKPGAKPIMIGEEFDKLDKFLEYLKSQLTNLTYKPLVSIDTRKLAVMHQILAKHHDIIWMINDVECNDIEQKAQLITKYNKKYVITHNLGIAARGQYLAKDNAIDSVCEYIEQKQLVLLNQGVAKENIFFDVGFGFGKKADTANYLLENIVKIKQRLDLKALVGHSRKPSVLGLAKDSNLATLDRATRELSRKLEKLDIEIIRVHKI from the coding sequence GTGCAATATATTATAGGAATTGGAACAAATATTGGTTTTGTACTTGAAAATATCCATCTAGCGATAGCTGCACTAGCCTCACAGCAAAATATAAGAATTATAAGAAAAGCAAGCTTATATAGTAGTAAGGCTGTTCTTAAGGAAGGCGCTCCCAAAGAATGGGATATTAGATTTTTAAATACCGCTGTGAAAATTAGCTCTTCACTAAAGCCTGAAGAGCTTTTAGTAGTTTTAAAAGATATAGAAACAAAAATAGGTAGAGATCTTGATGCTCCTATATGGTCACCTCGGGTAATTGATTTGGATATTCTCGCCGCTGAAGATTTAATTCTAGAAACAGATAAGCTTACAATTCCACATAAAGAGTTAATTAATCGGAATTTTGCTTTAGCGCCTTTATTAGAATTATCTAAAGGCTGGCATCATCCTAAATATGTCGAATGGGATCTTAATATAAGGTTAAAAGAACTGGGGGAGATAGTAAAACTTAAGCAAACTCTTGCAAATACAATGCGTATGGGTATTGTTAATCTGTCAAATCAATCTTTTTCAGATGGTGTTTTTGATGATGATCAGCGTAAATTAAAACTTGATGAGCTTATAAAAAATGGCGCTGAGATTATTGATATCGGTGCTGAATCAACTAAACCTGGTGCTAAACCTATAATGATTGGAGAAGAATTTGATAAATTAGATAAATTCTTAGAATATCTCAAATCACAACTTACAAATTTAACTTATAAACCATTAGTTAGCATTGATACACGCAAGCTAGCTGTAATGCACCAAATTCTCGCAAAGCATCATGATATTATCTGGATGATAAATGATGTTGAATGTAACGATATTGAGCAAAAAGCCCAATTAATTACTAAATACAATAAAAAATATGTTATAACTCATAATTTAGGTATCGCAGCTAGAGGTCAATACCTTGCCAAAGACAATGCTATAGATAGCGTTTGTGAATATATAGAGCAAAAGCAACTTGTACTTCTAAATCAAGGAGTGGCAAAAGAAAATATTTTCTTTGATGTTGGCTTTGGTTTTGGCAAAAAAGCAGATACAGCTAATTACTTATTAGAAAATATAGTTAAAATAAAACAAAGACTAGATCTAAAAGCATTGGTTGGTCACTCACGCAAACCATCCGTTTTAGGTTTAGCCAAAGATAGTAATCTAGCAACCTTAGATCGTGCTACAAGAGAACTTTCGCGAAAGTTAGAAAAATTAGATATTGAAATTATAAGAGTACATAAAATTTAA
- a CDS encoding dihydroneopterin aldolase, whose translation MKQSLFLSGVEIYVSLGCSEQERAYKQKITLDLELEFNQDYIASNSDNLEETICYYTLRNNIQQFCDGISCNLIEYLAKQIYLFIEKNYSDITIKYLKIIKKPPVSQICSASFIIRN comes from the coding sequence ATGAAACAATCTTTATTTTTAAGTGGTGTTGAGATATATGTAAGTTTAGGCTGCTCAGAACAAGAAAGAGCTTATAAACAAAAGATTACTCTCGATTTAGAGCTAGAATTTAATCAAGATTATATTGCTAGTAATAGTGATAATCTTGAAGAAACTATTTGTTACTATACTCTAAGAAATAATATCCAGCAATTTTGTGATGGTATTAGCTGTAATCTTATAGAATACTTAGCTAAACAAATTTATCTATTTATTGAAAAAAACTATAGTGATATAACTATCAAATACTTGAAAATTATCAAAAAGCCCCCAGTTTCACAGATATGTTCTGCTTCTTTTATTATTAGGAATTAA